The DNA segment CCCGGCGCCCGTCCAGTTCCAGTTCAAGCGCCACCTGCTTGTCCACCAGATCGGTGGTGAGGATGGCGTTGGCTGCAGCATCGCCACCCGCGTCATCCAAGGCCTCCACCAAAGGAGCCAACCCAGCCAGAAGGGTGGGCATCGGAATCGGCACACCGATCACGCCGGTGGAGCAAATCAACACCGTCTCCGCATCGACGCCGATCTGATCGGCAAGCACCTGGGTGGCGCGCTGGCTGTCGACCAAACCGCGATCTCCGGTGCAGGCATTGGCCTGACCGGAGTTGATCAACACGGCACGGGCCTGGCCGCCTTGGCTGACGAGGCGATCACGGCAGAGATCAACACAGGCCGCCCGCACTACGGACGTGGTGAAGGTGCCCGCACAAACGGCCTCCTGCGGGGCCAGAACCAGCGCCAGATCAGGCTTACCCGAGGGCTTCAGGCCGGCAACGATGCCAGCCGCCTGGAACCCATGCGGTGCCGTCACACCACCCGGGATCGGTTGCCAAGAAGAAGCGATCGCCACCGCTGATCCGCCGCGAGACACTGGGTGCATCCTGCTCCGACACCATGGCGCCTGGCGAGCCGTTCTCGCAACGACGCATCGGGCTCACGGGCGGGATTGCCAGCGGCAAGAGCAGCGTGGGCCATTGGTTGGCGCAGCAAGGGCTGCCGGTGCTGGATGCGGATCAATTCGCCCGCGAGGCCCTCACGCCCGGCCGCCCAGCCACGACCAGCGTGATGCAGCGGTACGGCGCCAAAGTCCAGGCTGAAGGGGGCGCAGCCGTCGACCGGGCGGCCCTTGGTCGCATCGTGTTCCACGACGCCGCTGAGCGGCGCTGGCTCGAGCAACTGATTCACCCGATCGTGCGGGAGCGCTTTGATCAAGCACTCAGCCTGCATGCCGATACGCCGGCCGTTGTGCTGATGATTCCGCTGTTGTTCGAAGCGGGTTTGGAGTCACTTTGCAGCGAAATCTGGCTGGTCGACTGCGATGAATCCCAGCAGCTCGAGCGCTTGATCGCGCGGGACGGCCTGAGCCCTGAAGCCGCTCAAGCCCGTATTGCCGCCCAATGGCCCCTGAGCCGCAAACGCGTCTTGGCGGATCACGTGATTGCCAATCGAGGCCAACCCGGCGCCTGGAAAACCCAGGCCATGGGTCTGCTCAACGCAACGGGGGCAGCAGATCCCTGTTAGCCGTTCCGCCCGAAGTCGGCACGGAACCACTTGGTGATCACCCATTTGTGGCCCGCCTCCACCGGCAAGGCCTCATGCAGCGTGAAGGGATTGGGGGTTCCATCGGCCTGAAGGTTGTTCCAGGCCAACGCCATACCAGGTACAGGGGTGAACGACCGCCCCAGGCGGCGGAACAGCGTCTCTCCACCCCGCTCCACAGCGTTGAGATAGACCATCACCGTCCAGGTGCGTTGGCCGCCCCTGTCGGTGTGGGTGACGTATTCCTGCGTCCCCGGCGAGAACCAATCCGTGTGTTCCTTGAAGTATTCGCCGGGGTCGTAGCGCTGCCCCTGAATCGGTTCCGAGAGGCGCGGATCCACGCCGAACAAGGCCGCAAAGCGCTTATCCAGGCTCGCCGCCAGCTGGGGATTGTTCTGGCGCAAGTGACAGGTGCGACTGGTGCGGTAATCGCTGCTGCCGCGGGTCACCGTTGACGGCTGCAGTGACCCGTTGATGGCGTCGATCACCTGCTCGCATTCCTCGTGGCTGAGCAGAGCCGGCAGCTCATAGACCTGGGCCAGAGAGGTATCCAGCCGCCAGGCGCGAGGCCGGTGCTCTGGCCGGGTGAGGGGTGCCTCGAACCAGGCGAGCCAATCGGGCGATGGTGAGTCCATGGTTGTGAGCCCTCGGAACGACGAATCGAGAACTGCCGCAATCGCCTCTCGCGCAAACCCCTCGTCAAGGGCCCGTCGCATTAACCCTTCAGGATCACAGCCGCGGTCCCGGTTCTGCAGCAGCCACTCCTTCCAGGCATAAGGAATAGCTGCCGCTCCGCTCATCAACCCTTGAGCTTCTTGCTCAGAATCTGATTGGCCAGCTTGGGATCCGCCTTGCCACCGGTCTTCTTCATCAACTGTCCGACGAAGAAGCCCTGCAGCTTGGTCTTGCCTCCGCGGAAGGCCTCCACCTCATCGGGATGGGCCCCCAGCAGCTCATCGACGATGGCTTCGATCGCCGCCGGATCGCTGATCATGCCGAGGCCGCGTTCATCGACAATGGCCTTAGGTGAGCCGCCTTTCTCGAGCAGCTCAGGAAGAATCTCCTTGGCGATCTTGCCGCTGATCTTGCCGCCATCGATCAGTTGCACCATCTCGGCCAACTGCTCAGGCCGGAAGGGCAGTTCGGCATAGCTGAGGCGGTTGCTGTTCACATGGGCAGCAATATCGCCGGTGATCCAGTTCGCCGCAAGCTTGGCGTCAGCGCCAGCTCCCACCACCGCCTCGAAATAGTCGGCCATCGGCCGCTCATCGGTGAGCACCCGCGCGTCGTACTGGGAGAGACCCAGCTCATCGGCGTAGCGATGCCGCTTGGCGGCCGGCAGCTCCGGCAATTCCGTGCGCCAGGACTCCCGCTGATCCGCACTCACCTCGATCGGGCCGAGGTCGGGATCCGGGAAATAGCGGTAATCGCTGGCCCCTTCCTTGCTGCGCATGCTCTTGGTGAGCTGCTTGCTCTCATCCCAGAGGCGGGTCTCCTGAACGATCGGCTCACCGGTCTCGTAGGCCTTGATCTGACGCTTGATCTCGTACTCGCAGGCCTTTTGGATGGCCGAGAACGAGTTCATGTTCTTGATTTCCACCTTCGTGCCGAAGGGCGCATCAGGCCCCCGACGCACGGAGATGTTGACGTCGCAACGCAGGGATCCCTCCTGCATGTTGCCGTCGCTCACCCCCAGATACCGCATGATCCGGCGGATCTCCGATGCGTATTCCGCCGCTTCACGGCCGGTGCGCAGGTCGGGCTTGCTGACGATCTCGGCCAGGGCCACACCGGCCCGGTTGTAATCCACGAGCGAATGGGTGGAACCCGCCAGGCGGTCGCTGCCGGCATGCACCAACTTGCCGGCGTCCTCCTCCATGTGCAGCCTCTCGATGCCGATGGTCTTCAGGTAGGTGTCCTTGCCTTTTTCAGCAACCTCCACCTCGATCCAGCCTTCCTCGGCGATCGGCTGGTCGTACTGGGAGATCTGATAGTTCTTCGGGAGATCGGGGTAGAAGTACTGCTTGCGGTCGAACTTGCTGTGTTCGGCGATGTTGAGGTTCAGGGCCATCGCAGCCTTCACCGCATACTCGAGCACTTTCTGGTTCAGCACCGGCAGGGTGCCGGGCAGACCGCACACCACCGGGTCGATGTGGGTGTTGGGGTCATCACCAAATGTGGTGGACGCCGCCGTGAAAATTTTGCTGTCGGTTCCCAGCTGCACGTGGGTCTCGAGACCGATCACGGCCTCCCAGGCCGGTTGGGTTGCTGCGTCGGCCATGCGCCCGTGATGTGAAGCAGATCCCGGGATCCTATGGAATCAGGCTGAAGCCCTCTCCTGACAGCATGAGAAGCAAGGGCCTTTCTCGCGCATGACTGCCGCCTCTGCCTCAGCCGTCTGTGTTTTGGGCGGGGGACTGATGGGCCTAGCCGTGGCCCATCAGCTGGCCCGTCGCGGAGAGAGCGTGACCGTGATCAGTCGCCGCCGCAGCGAAGCGGCAGGGTTTGTGGCTGCAGGGATGCTGGCGCCCCATGCCGAAGGCCTAAGCGGCGCGTTGTTGAAGCTGGGCCAAGCCAGCCTCGAGCGGATCCCTCGCTGGGTGGCGCAAATTGAAGGTGACAGCGGGCTGGGCTGCGGCCTGCGCACCAGCGGCATCGTGGTGCCGTTCCGAACGGCGACCGAGCGGGACGCTTACCCCACCGCCAGCCTCGGCCAAACCTTGGACCGCACCAGGCTGGAGCGGGAAATCCCAGGCTTGGGCCCGGAGTGGAGCACCGGGCTGCTGTTCGAGCAGGACGGCCAGATCGACAACCGCAGGCAATTGATGCGGGCCTTGGAGCGCGCCTGCGTGTCCCTGGGCGTGCAGTTCATGGAAGGGGCGGAGGTGCTTGATCTGGAGCAAGATTCCGCTCAACAGCTCAGCGGCATCCATCTGCGCAGCGCCGAAGGGGAACAGCAGCAACTGAGCTGCAAGCAG comes from the Synechococcus sp. A15-62 genome and includes:
- the coaE gene encoding dephospho-CoA kinase (Dephospho-CoA kinase (CoaE) performs the final step in coenzyme A biosynthesis.), whose product is MAPGEPFSQRRIGLTGGIASGKSSVGHWLAQQGLPVLDADQFAREALTPGRPATTSVMQRYGAKVQAEGGAAVDRAALGRIVFHDAAERRWLEQLIHPIVRERFDQALSLHADTPAVVLMIPLLFEAGLESLCSEIWLVDCDESQQLERLIARDGLSPEAAQARIAAQWPLSRKRVLADHVIANRGQPGAWKTQAMGLLNATGAADPC
- a CDS encoding 2OG-Fe(II) oxygenase — protein: MSGAAAIPYAWKEWLLQNRDRGCDPEGLMRRALDEGFAREAIAAVLDSSFRGLTTMDSPSPDWLAWFEAPLTRPEHRPRAWRLDTSLAQVYELPALLSHEECEQVIDAINGSLQPSTVTRGSSDYRTSRTCHLRQNNPQLAASLDKRFAALFGVDPRLSEPIQGQRYDPGEYFKEHTDWFSPGTQEYVTHTDRGGQRTWTVMVYLNAVERGGETLFRRLGRSFTPVPGMALAWNNLQADGTPNPFTLHEALPVEAGHKWVITKWFRADFGRNG
- the gatB gene encoding Asp-tRNA(Asn)/Glu-tRNA(Gln) amidotransferase subunit GatB produces the protein MADAATQPAWEAVIGLETHVQLGTDSKIFTAASTTFGDDPNTHIDPVVCGLPGTLPVLNQKVLEYAVKAAMALNLNIAEHSKFDRKQYFYPDLPKNYQISQYDQPIAEEGWIEVEVAEKGKDTYLKTIGIERLHMEEDAGKLVHAGSDRLAGSTHSLVDYNRAGVALAEIVSKPDLRTGREAAEYASEIRRIMRYLGVSDGNMQEGSLRCDVNISVRRGPDAPFGTKVEIKNMNSFSAIQKACEYEIKRQIKAYETGEPIVQETRLWDESKQLTKSMRSKEGASDYRYFPDPDLGPIEVSADQRESWRTELPELPAAKRHRYADELGLSQYDARVLTDERPMADYFEAVVGAGADAKLAANWITGDIAAHVNSNRLSYAELPFRPEQLAEMVQLIDGGKISGKIAKEILPELLEKGGSPKAIVDERGLGMISDPAAIEAIVDELLGAHPDEVEAFRGGKTKLQGFFVGQLMKKTGGKADPKLANQILSKKLKG
- the thiO gene encoding glycine oxidase ThiO, whose amino-acid sequence is MTAASASAVCVLGGGLMGLAVAHQLARRGESVTVISRRRSEAAGFVAAGMLAPHAEGLSGALLKLGQASLERIPRWVAQIEGDSGLGCGLRTSGIVVPFRTATERDAYPTASLGQTLDRTRLEREIPGLGPEWSTGLLFEQDGQIDNRRQLMRALERACVSLGVQFMEGAEVLDLEQDSAQQLSGIHLRSAEGEQQQLSCKQAVLCSGAWSQQLVPQLPVFPVKGQMLSLQGPREALKRVIFGPGTYLVPREDGLIVVGATSERDAGFAEGLTPDGQKQLQTGIASLLPTAANWPPMERWWGFRPCTPDEGPLLGPGPLQGLWLACGHHRNGVLLAAITAELTAGGIMKKAPNAAEEALLGAFRWDRFEN